A genome region from Sporosarcina sp. ANT_H38 includes the following:
- a CDS encoding histidine phosphatase family protein: MASNFVLYLIRHLPTLGNKERKYIGWTDEPILDSPNWNWGLPEIPKHVYSSDLNRAKQSAAHYFPQASIEIAASWRECNFGDFEGKTYVELEKNKDYRKWIDDPYAFAPSGGESLKDVEIRVVAALKQLPNNAVVVTHGGPIRVVLSKYSLDQQGFWSWDIPHGTGYRLEWDSDKAFEEGESCTSISAVPITAKETM, translated from the coding sequence ATGGCTAGTAATTTTGTGCTTTATCTGATTCGGCATCTACCCACATTAGGCAATAAAGAACGGAAATACATTGGTTGGACGGATGAGCCGATTTTAGACTCGCCAAACTGGAACTGGGGTCTACCCGAAATCCCAAAACACGTTTACAGCAGTGATCTTAACCGTGCAAAACAAAGCGCTGCCCACTATTTCCCACAAGCGTCTATTGAAATAGCCGCCAGTTGGCGTGAATGTAACTTTGGTGATTTTGAAGGAAAAACGTATGTGGAACTTGAAAAGAATAAGGACTATCGAAAATGGATTGATGATCCGTATGCATTTGCGCCAAGTGGCGGTGAAAGTTTAAAAGACGTAGAAATACGTGTAGTGGCCGCACTCAAACAATTGCCAAATAATGCAGTTGTCGTGACACATGGAGGGCCGATTCGTGTAGTCCTTTCAAAGTATTCACTTGACCAACAAGGGTTTTGGTCGTGGGACATCCCACACGGAACGGGCTACCGGCTTGAATGGGACAGTGACAAAGCATTCGAGGAGGGTGAGTCATGCACGTCTATATCGGCGGTGCCCATAACGGCAAAAGAGACTATGTAA
- a CDS encoding cob(I)yrinic acid a,c-diamide adenosyltransferase — translation MKIYTRTGDKGKTSLIGGRVDKDSLRVEAYGTMDELNSFVGKAMTELDPVIFADMLTDLEAIQNELFDGGGDLANVMKERHYKLSEEPVEVLEQRIDVLMEEAPPLEKFILPGGTPAAATLHIARTVARRAERRTVTLMNAEEEEDVPAVVQRYLNRLSDYLFVAARIANSRVNVPDNEYVRSAKVFRTDKKKED, via the coding sequence ATGAAGATTTACACACGTACTGGGGATAAAGGGAAAACGAGCTTGATTGGAGGGCGCGTTGACAAAGATAGCCTTCGCGTGGAAGCATATGGCACGATGGATGAACTTAATTCATTCGTAGGCAAAGCGATGACGGAACTGGATCCTGTAATTTTTGCAGATATGCTGACAGACTTGGAAGCGATTCAAAACGAATTGTTCGATGGTGGCGGCGATCTTGCAAACGTGATGAAAGAACGTCATTATAAATTATCCGAAGAACCGGTGGAAGTACTTGAACAGCGTATCGACGTACTGATGGAAGAAGCGCCGCCTCTGGAGAAATTCATCTTGCCGGGTGGAACACCTGCTGCTGCAACACTTCATATTGCACGAACTGTCGCGAGACGTGCAGAACGCAGGACGGTTACACTTATGAATGCAGAAGAAGAAGAAGATGTACCAGCAGTTGTTCAACGCTATTTGAACAGGCTATCCGATTATCTTTTCGTTGCAGCACGCATTGCGAACTCTAGGGTTAACGTACCGGACAATGAATACGTGAGAAGTGCGAAAGTGTTCAGAACGGATAAGAAAAAGGAGGACTGA
- a CDS encoding ECF transporter S component has protein sequence MQLKRLTLTAFFAALCVIGGLIKIPSGIGSLALDTVPALISAAFLPPVFSGIAAMLGHTASAMYAGFPLGPFHVIIALEMFVILIIFARLHKAGRNVTKWIFFVVANGLIAPLPFYFLISPAFFLGAVPFLWLATIVNAVVAAVVLPSFQHVVDGRMGVLR, from the coding sequence ATGCAGTTAAAACGGCTCACATTGACGGCCTTTTTTGCAGCCCTCTGTGTTATCGGCGGTTTAATAAAAATCCCGTCCGGCATCGGCTCCTTGGCGCTTGATACAGTACCAGCGCTTATTTCGGCAGCATTTCTTCCACCCGTATTTTCAGGGATCGCTGCAATGCTCGGACACACAGCCTCCGCAATGTATGCCGGATTTCCTTTAGGGCCATTCCATGTGATCATTGCACTTGAAATGTTCGTTATCCTGATCATTTTTGCTCGTCTTCACAAAGCCGGACGTAATGTGACAAAGTGGATCTTTTTCGTAGTGGCAAACGGTTTAATCGCGCCGTTGCCTTTTTATTTCCTGATTTCACCTGCATTTTTCTTGGGAGCAGTGCCATTTTTGTGGCTCGCCACAATCGTTAACGCAGTTGTTGCAGCGGTCGTTCTGCCGTCATTTCAGCATGTGGTGGATGGTCGTATGGGGGTACTTCGATGA
- a CDS encoding acyl-CoA dehydrogenase, which yields MDLTFTEEQQMMRDMVRDFAKTEIEPFIPRMEAGEFPREILKKMGGLGLMGITVPEKYGGAGMDFISYISAIHELSKVSAVVGVILSVHTSVGTNPIMYFGNDEQKNRYLPKLASGEYLGAFCLTEASSGSDAGSLKTRAVKKDDHYVLNGSKMFITNGGEADVYIVFASTDPSKGTYGISAFIVDKDTPGLVIGKDERKMGLHGSRTVELSFDQMKVPQENLLGEEGGGFKIAMANLDVGRIGIAAQALGIAEAALEAATGYAKDRVQFGKPIAAQQGVGFKLADMATAVEAAKLLVYRAAQLRAEGLPCGKEASMAKLFASKAAVEGSIEAVQVFGGYGYTEDYPVERYFRDAKVTEIYEGTSEIQRIVISKHLIK from the coding sequence ATGGATTTAACATTCACCGAAGAACAGCAGATGATGCGCGATATGGTACGGGATTTTGCGAAAACTGAAATCGAACCGTTTATTCCGCGAATGGAAGCCGGGGAATTTCCGCGTGAAATCTTGAAGAAAATGGGCGGACTCGGTTTGATGGGCATTACCGTTCCTGAAAAATATGGTGGAGCGGGCATGGACTTCATCTCGTATATTAGCGCCATTCATGAACTGTCGAAAGTGAGCGCTGTTGTCGGTGTCATTCTTTCCGTTCATACATCAGTCGGTACAAATCCGATTATGTATTTCGGTAACGATGAGCAGAAAAACCGTTATCTCCCGAAATTGGCGAGTGGCGAATACCTCGGTGCCTTCTGTCTGACGGAAGCCTCATCGGGTTCAGACGCTGGATCTCTTAAAACACGCGCAGTTAAAAAAGACGATCATTATGTACTTAACGGCTCTAAAATGTTTATAACCAACGGCGGCGAAGCGGATGTCTACATCGTTTTTGCATCAACGGATCCATCTAAAGGAACGTACGGTATTTCGGCGTTCATCGTTGATAAAGACACACCGGGTCTCGTTATCGGAAAAGATGAGCGTAAAATGGGACTTCACGGTTCGAGAACAGTAGAGCTGTCGTTTGATCAAATGAAAGTTCCACAAGAAAACTTACTCGGTGAAGAAGGTGGCGGCTTCAAAATTGCGATGGCGAATCTTGATGTCGGCCGCATCGGCATCGCGGCGCAAGCACTCGGTATTGCAGAAGCAGCACTTGAAGCGGCAACAGGTTACGCGAAAGACCGCGTCCAGTTTGGGAAACCAATTGCTGCTCAGCAAGGCGTAGGATTCAAACTAGCGGATATGGCAACTGCAGTCGAAGCAGCAAAATTACTCGTCTACCGTGCAGCACAGCTACGCGCTGAAGGACTCCCATGCGGCAAAGAAGCGTCGATGGCTAAGCTATTTGCTTCAAAAGCAGCAGTCGAAGGATCGATTGAAGCTGTCCAAGTATTTGGTGGCTACGGCTACACAGAAGATTATCCAGTCGAGCGCTATTTCCGTGACGCAAAAGTAACCGAAATTTACGAAGGTACGAGCGAAATCCAGCGTATTGTTATTAGTAAACATCTCATCAAGTGA
- a CDS encoding cobyric acid synthase: MNGLIVLGTASDSGKTMICTALCRILSDEGVRVTPFKSQNMSGFSATTENGEEMSRAQFIQAYAARTKPSIYMNPILLKPVANMKSEVLFFGEKIGPIAGMAYREQFFARGIEAIKTSLAKLTGMYETVIIEGAGSPAEVNLNDREIVNMRVAEIADVPAVLVADIDRGGAIASIVGTLQLLPPEHRKRVKAIIINKFHGDASLFQEGIEFIESYTGVPVAGVIPFKVDHGIEEEDMDRPVMKAPEGIDVYDAWAKHVKAHLNWPLIKEILSQSGEMK, from the coding sequence ATGAATGGGCTAATTGTTTTAGGAACAGCATCAGATTCTGGAAAAACGATGATTTGTACAGCGTTGTGCCGCATTTTATCGGACGAAGGCGTACGGGTAACACCCTTCAAATCGCAAAACATGTCCGGTTTTTCAGCGACAACTGAAAATGGTGAAGAAATGAGCCGTGCGCAATTCATTCAAGCCTATGCGGCCAGAACAAAGCCTTCGATTTACATGAATCCAATTTTACTGAAACCGGTGGCGAACATGAAATCGGAAGTACTCTTTTTCGGAGAGAAGATTGGCCCAATAGCAGGAATGGCCTATCGCGAACAGTTTTTTGCACGCGGGATCGAGGCGATTAAAACGTCGCTCGCCAAGCTAACGGGAATGTATGAAACGGTTATTATCGAAGGTGCAGGCAGCCCTGCAGAAGTGAATCTCAACGACAGGGAAATTGTTAATATGCGCGTGGCAGAAATTGCGGATGTACCGGCAGTGTTAGTGGCGGATATTGATCGCGGTGGAGCTATCGCGTCAATCGTCGGTACGCTACAACTTTTACCACCTGAGCATCGAAAACGTGTCAAAGCTATTATTATCAATAAATTTCATGGAGATGCTTCTTTATTCCAAGAAGGAATTGAATTTATAGAAAGCTATACGGGGGTCCCTGTAGCGGGTGTCATTCCTTTCAAAGTCGATCACGGCATTGAAGAGGAAGATATGGATCGACCGGTTATGAAAGCGCCCGAAGGAATCGACGTCTACGATGCGTGGGCAAAACATGTGAAGGCGCATCTCAACTGGCCGCTTATAAAAGAGATTCTGTCACAATCCGGAGAGATGAAATGA
- a CDS encoding acetyl-CoA C-acetyltransferase produces MGRTVIVNGARTPFAKLGGALMSMTASDLGGIAIKDALYRAGVKVDEVGEVIIGTVLQAGQGQIPSRQAATKAGLPWSVKTETINKVCASGMRSVTLGDQLIRLGDEEVVVAGGMESMSNAPYYLPKGRFGLKMGNTELVDGMIYDGLSCSFSPDRVHMGTYGNLTAEEFSLTREAQDAWALRSHERALQAIDSGLFAEEIVSVEIPQRKCDPVLVDTDEAPRRDTSLKSLARLRSAFGKDGSITAGNAPGVNDGACALVLMNEERALKEGKTPLAVIIGHAEVAIEPENFPQTPGLVINALLKKTGKKLEDIKLFEINEAFAAVALASSQIAGLDPEKVNVNGGAVALGHPIGASGTRIILTLAHELKRQGGGIGIAAICSGGGQGDAIMIEVAKSE; encoded by the coding sequence ATGGGGAGAACGGTCATAGTAAATGGGGCAAGAACACCATTCGCAAAATTAGGCGGAGCATTAATGTCGATGACGGCAAGCGATCTTGGCGGAATTGCTATCAAAGATGCATTATATCGTGCGGGCGTGAAGGTAGACGAAGTTGGTGAAGTCATCATCGGAACTGTATTGCAAGCGGGCCAAGGACAAATTCCATCGAGACAGGCGGCAACGAAAGCAGGACTTCCTTGGTCAGTGAAAACGGAAACCATCAACAAGGTTTGTGCATCTGGAATGCGCAGCGTCACACTAGGTGACCAGCTAATTCGACTGGGCGATGAGGAAGTGGTTGTCGCAGGTGGCATGGAATCCATGTCCAATGCACCCTATTATTTACCGAAAGGTCGATTTGGACTGAAGATGGGCAACACAGAACTGGTTGACGGCATGATCTACGATGGGCTTTCCTGTTCATTCTCACCGGACCGCGTTCACATGGGGACATACGGTAACTTAACAGCGGAAGAGTTTTCATTAACACGCGAAGCGCAGGACGCGTGGGCACTACGTAGTCACGAACGTGCACTGCAAGCAATTGATTCGGGATTATTTGCAGAAGAAATCGTCTCTGTTGAAATCCCTCAGCGCAAATGTGATCCGGTGTTAGTTGATACGGATGAAGCACCGCGCCGCGATACATCACTCAAATCACTGGCAAGATTGCGTTCAGCGTTCGGCAAGGATGGCTCAATAACTGCCGGCAACGCACCTGGCGTTAACGACGGAGCATGTGCACTCGTGTTGATGAATGAAGAGCGTGCACTAAAAGAAGGGAAAACACCATTAGCAGTCATCATTGGCCATGCAGAAGTGGCGATTGAACCTGAAAACTTCCCGCAAACACCTGGGCTTGTCATTAATGCATTACTTAAAAAGACGGGTAAGAAACTAGAAGATATAAAACTTTTTGAAATAAACGAAGCATTTGCAGCCGTTGCTCTTGCAAGTTCACAAATTGCGGGACTAGATCCTGAAAAAGTGAACGTCAATGGCGGTGCAGTTGCCCTTGGTCATCCGATTGGCGCGAGTGGAACGCGTATTATCTTAACACTTGCACATGAACTGAAACGCCAAGGCGGCGGTATCGGTATTGCAGCCATTTGCTCAGGCGGAGGCCAAGGCGACGCAATTATGATTGAAGTAGCAAAATCGGAATAA
- a CDS encoding 3-hydroxybutyryl-CoA dehydrogenase, which produces MDIKKIMVIGAGQMGGGIAQVCAQAGFDVKLNDIKEESYIKGLAVITKNLSRNVEKGRMTEDEKSAVLGRITKSLDLQDASDVDIVIEAAVENMDIKKSIFAKLDEIAPQHAILASNTSSLPITEIAAATKRPEQVIGMHFMNPVPVMKLVEIIRGLATADEVYKAVEDMTVKLSKTPVEVNDFPGFVANRILMPMINEAIYTLYEGVATEQAIDEVMKLGMNHPMGPLQLADFIGLDTCLYIMETLHEGFGDSKYRPCPLLRKYVKAGWLGKKSGRGFYVYE; this is translated from the coding sequence ATGGACATTAAAAAAATAATGGTTATCGGCGCAGGACAAATGGGCGGCGGAATTGCTCAAGTCTGTGCACAGGCCGGCTTCGACGTAAAACTGAATGATATCAAAGAAGAATCCTATATAAAAGGGCTTGCGGTCATCACGAAAAATCTTTCCCGCAACGTTGAAAAAGGACGTATGACAGAAGATGAAAAATCCGCTGTCCTTGGTCGTATAACGAAATCACTCGATCTACAAGATGCATCGGACGTTGACATTGTCATCGAAGCAGCTGTAGAAAATATGGATATCAAAAAGTCTATTTTCGCGAAGTTGGATGAAATCGCTCCGCAACATGCAATTCTTGCATCCAATACATCTTCACTTCCAATCACGGAAATCGCAGCGGCAACAAAGCGTCCTGAACAAGTGATTGGTATGCATTTCATGAACCCGGTTCCAGTGATGAAACTGGTTGAAATCATCCGCGGACTTGCGACTGCTGACGAAGTGTATAAAGCAGTCGAAGACATGACAGTAAAATTGTCTAAAACACCGGTAGAAGTAAATGATTTCCCGGGATTCGTCGCAAATCGTATCCTTATGCCGATGATCAATGAAGCAATCTACACGCTCTATGAAGGCGTCGCAACAGAACAAGCAATTGACGAAGTGATGAAACTCGGCATGAATCACCCGATGGGACCACTTCAACTCGCAGATTTTATCGGACTTGATACATGTCTATATATTATGGAAACGCTGCACGAAGGATTTGGCGATTCAAAATATCGACCATGCCCCCTTCTAAGAAAATATGTAAAAGCAGGATGGCTTGGGAAGAAGTCGGGCCGAGGATTCTACGTATACGAATAA
- a CDS encoding bifunctional adenosylcobinamide kinase/adenosylcobinamide-phosphate guanylyltransferase, whose product MHVYIGGAHNGKRDYVKKWLIEQGEENVNWIEGNRLGDSSFVNAEDSQTTVIAGVEKWLAETNLSEQAAIDYVMNYIGKDRHTVIILTDIGRGIVPMDAGQRKLRDACGRLYQRLMAEAGEVTRIWYGLAKTLKKRGDY is encoded by the coding sequence ATGCACGTCTATATCGGCGGTGCCCATAACGGCAAAAGAGACTATGTAAAAAAGTGGCTGATCGAGCAAGGTGAAGAAAACGTAAACTGGATAGAAGGGAATCGTCTAGGAGACAGTTCCTTCGTTAATGCGGAAGACAGTCAGACAACGGTCATAGCTGGAGTCGAGAAGTGGCTTGCGGAAACGAATTTATCGGAACAAGCAGCGATAGATTATGTGATGAATTACATCGGCAAGGACCGTCATACAGTTATCATTTTAACGGACATTGGACGAGGAATTGTCCCAATGGATGCAGGTCAGCGGAAATTACGCGATGCTTGTGGTCGGCTTTATCAGCGATTGATGGCGGAAGCGGGTGAAGTGACGAGGATTTGGTATGGTCTTGCAAAAACACTAAAGAAAAGGGGAGATTATTGA
- the cobS gene encoding adenosylcobinamide-GDP ribazoletransferase, producing the protein MNGLLLAMQFFTAIPVRKELPLGRREVTAMYVAFPFVGAAIGLAMYIVSEIVLNYLEFGTFLAAVLIVLVGIVLTGGLHLDGWADTGDAFFSYKDREKRLEILEDPRLGAFGTMALVLLIIVKIAVFNEILMRGTGNIALYIAIPFLARAAMNLYFSTVRLAKDKGIAHFFKQKISSSIVIGWTLVSSAMILFALGFMLKSILIPVSVAIVIAMAFFMFRNWSLKHFGGVSGDLCGAFIEGMEALLWLVILCFI; encoded by the coding sequence ATGAACGGATTGTTGCTAGCCATGCAATTTTTCACTGCAATTCCCGTACGAAAAGAATTGCCACTCGGCCGAAGAGAAGTGACGGCAATGTATGTGGCGTTTCCTTTTGTTGGGGCGGCAATTGGGCTCGCAATGTACATTGTGTCCGAAATAGTGCTGAACTATTTGGAGTTTGGGACATTTCTAGCAGCCGTCCTTATCGTTTTGGTCGGCATCGTCTTGACGGGCGGATTACATCTGGATGGCTGGGCTGATACGGGCGATGCATTCTTTTCGTACAAAGACCGTGAAAAACGACTTGAGATTCTAGAAGATCCGCGTCTTGGAGCGTTCGGGACTATGGCGCTCGTTTTACTAATCATCGTGAAAATCGCTGTATTCAATGAAATCCTGATGCGCGGTACAGGAAACATTGCATTGTACATAGCAATCCCTTTCCTAGCAAGAGCCGCTATGAACCTGTATTTCTCAACTGTGCGTCTAGCGAAAGATAAAGGAATCGCACACTTTTTTAAACAGAAGATTTCATCAAGTATAGTGATTGGTTGGACGCTAGTGAGCAGTGCAATGATTTTATTTGCCTTAGGATTTATGCTAAAAAGCATACTGATTCCAGTCAGTGTAGCGATTGTAATTGCAATGGCATTTTTCATGTTCCGTAACTGGTCGTTGAAACATTTCGGGGGCGTTAGCGGGGACTTATGCGGCGCGTTTATCGAAGGAATGGAGGCATTGTTATGGCTAGTAATTTTGTGCTTTATCTGA
- a CDS encoding acyl-CoA dehydrogenase, with the protein MNFKLSEEHEMIRKMVRDFAENEVAPTAAERDEEERFDMDIFKKMADLGLTGIPWPEEYGGIGSDYLAYCIAVEELSRVCASTGVTLSAHTSLAGWPVFKYGTEEQKQQYLRPMAEGTKMGAYGLTEPSSGSDAGGMRTSAKLDGDDYVLNGSKIFITNGGIADIYIVFAVTDPDSKHKGTSAFIVEKDFPGFSVGKKERKLGIRSSPTTEIMFDNCRVPKENLLGEEGQGFIIAMKTLDGGRNGIAAQAVGIAQGALDAAVDYAKERVQFGKPIAANQGIGFKLADMATATEASRLLTYQAAWLESNNLPYGQASAMAKLMAGDTAMKVTTDAVQVFGGYGYTKDYPVERYMRDAKITQIYEGTQEIQRLVISRMLTK; encoded by the coding sequence ATGAACTTTAAACTATCCGAAGAACACGAAATGATCCGCAAGATGGTCCGTGACTTCGCTGAAAACGAAGTAGCACCAACAGCTGCAGAACGCGATGAAGAAGAACGTTTTGATATGGATATCTTCAAAAAAATGGCTGATCTCGGCTTGACAGGTATTCCTTGGCCAGAAGAGTACGGAGGCATTGGTAGTGACTACCTCGCGTATTGTATCGCTGTAGAAGAATTGTCACGCGTCTGTGCGTCAACGGGCGTCACGCTTTCCGCGCATACATCACTTGCAGGCTGGCCGGTATTTAAATATGGTACGGAAGAGCAGAAACAGCAATACCTTCGACCAATGGCAGAAGGTACAAAAATGGGCGCATATGGTCTAACTGAGCCTAGTTCTGGTTCTGATGCAGGCGGTATGCGTACGTCAGCAAAACTGGATGGGGACGACTACGTCTTGAACGGATCAAAAATTTTCATTACAAACGGTGGCATTGCTGATATCTACATCGTTTTCGCGGTCACTGATCCAGATTCCAAACATAAAGGCACAAGCGCATTTATCGTAGAAAAAGATTTCCCAGGTTTCTCAGTCGGGAAAAAGGAACGCAAATTAGGCATTCGTTCATCACCTACAACTGAAATCATGTTCGACAACTGTCGTGTGCCGAAAGAAAACCTTCTTGGTGAGGAAGGGCAAGGCTTCATCATCGCAATGAAAACACTCGATGGTGGTCGTAATGGTATCGCTGCACAAGCAGTCGGGATTGCGCAAGGTGCACTTGACGCCGCTGTTGACTATGCGAAAGAGCGAGTTCAGTTCGGTAAACCAATCGCCGCAAACCAAGGAATTGGCTTCAAATTGGCAGATATGGCGACAGCAACAGAAGCTTCAAGACTGTTGACATACCAAGCAGCTTGGCTTGAGTCGAATAACTTACCATATGGTCAAGCATCCGCAATGGCAAAACTAATGGCTGGAGATACAGCTATGAAAGTTACGACAGACGCAGTTCAAGTTTTCGGTGGCTACGGCTATACAAAAGACTATCCCGTTGAGCGTTACATGCGTGATGCGAAAATTACGCAGATCTACGAAGGAACGCAAGAAATTCAGCGTCTCGTTATCTCCCGTATGCTAACAAAATAA
- a CDS encoding (Fe-S)-binding protein codes for MHPLLIANWILFLAVVAYALALFTYLIKTRIQFIKLGRKEEFDNNISERLRKIWIYVFGQKKLFKDKKSGVIHVLFFYGFLLVQFGAIDLVWKGLKLGSHLPFGQLYPAFTFFQEIVAVTILVAVVWAFHRRYVEKLVRLKRGWKSGLVLIFIGGLMLSTLLANGMNMIWQGHEASWSEPIASAIATIFSFMPETGAAVIFFVAWWIHLLILLTFLVYVPQSKHAHLIAGPANVYFHRLDHAGRLKPIDFEALEDVEEGEEMPPLGVGKITDFTQLQMIDLYACVECGRCTNMCPASGTGKMLSPMDLITKLRDNLTNTGALVTKQKPWVPALAFNKTKGNQIAFAAGLEGATMDDIYNPSLIGDIITEEEIWACTTCRNCEDQCPVMNEHVDKIIDLRRYLVMTEGKMDPDAQRAMTNIERQGNPWGLNRKEKENWRDARPDLHIPTVKELKKAGEEFEYLFWVGSMGSFDNRSQKIALSFVHLMNEAGIKFAILGNKEKNSGDTPRRLGNEFLFQELATANIEEFEKAGVTKLVTIDPHAYNIFKNEYPDFGFKAEVIHHTEMLYELVQQGKLKPEHAINETITFHDSCYLGRYNDVYDPPREILKAIPGVNLVEMKRSREDGMCCGAGGGLMWMEEDTGHRINVARTEQALEVSPGIISSGCPYCLTMLSDGTKAKEVEESVGTYDIAELLERSIFGEDWQPVEVEEVESILQ; via the coding sequence ATGCATCCATTGCTCATTGCCAACTGGATTCTGTTTCTCGCAGTTGTGGCCTACGCGCTTGCGTTGTTCACCTATTTAATCAAAACACGAATCCAATTTATTAAACTTGGAAGAAAAGAAGAATTTGATAATAACATTTCTGAACGTCTTCGCAAAATATGGATATATGTATTTGGACAAAAGAAATTATTTAAAGATAAAAAAAGTGGAGTTATCCATGTACTGTTTTTCTACGGATTTTTACTCGTACAATTTGGAGCTATCGATCTTGTCTGGAAAGGGTTAAAACTGGGATCACACTTACCATTTGGTCAATTGTACCCTGCCTTTACATTCTTCCAGGAAATCGTTGCAGTGACGATTCTTGTCGCGGTTGTGTGGGCATTCCACCGCCGTTATGTTGAGAAACTCGTTCGTTTGAAACGCGGATGGAAATCCGGACTTGTCCTTATTTTCATTGGTGGACTCATGCTTTCAACCTTACTTGCAAACGGTATGAACATGATTTGGCAAGGCCATGAAGCGTCTTGGTCTGAGCCGATTGCATCAGCGATTGCTACGATTTTCAGTTTTATGCCAGAAACCGGAGCTGCGGTCATATTCTTCGTTGCTTGGTGGATTCATCTCTTAATCTTACTGACGTTCCTTGTCTATGTACCACAATCAAAACATGCTCACTTAATCGCAGGGCCTGCTAATGTATATTTCCATCGTCTTGATCATGCAGGCCGTTTAAAGCCAATCGACTTCGAAGCATTGGAAGATGTGGAAGAAGGAGAAGAAATGCCACCACTCGGGGTTGGCAAAATAACAGACTTTACCCAGCTGCAAATGATCGACTTATACGCTTGTGTCGAATGTGGACGTTGTACGAATATGTGTCCTGCATCTGGGACAGGAAAAATGCTGTCTCCAATGGACTTAATCACGAAACTGCGTGATAACCTGACAAATACAGGTGCACTAGTTACGAAGCAAAAACCATGGGTACCAGCGCTCGCGTTCAATAAAACAAAAGGCAACCAGATTGCGTTTGCAGCTGGACTTGAAGGCGCGACAATGGACGATATCTACAACCCATCTCTTATCGGGGATATCATAACGGAAGAGGAAATCTGGGCTTGTACGACGTGCCGTAACTGTGAGGACCAATGTCCGGTTATGAACGAACACGTTGATAAAATCATCGACCTACGAAGGTACCTTGTTATGACAGAAGGAAAAATGGATCCAGATGCACAGCGCGCGATGACAAATATCGAACGTCAAGGGAATCCATGGGGGCTTAACCGCAAAGAGAAAGAAAACTGGAGAGATGCACGTCCAGATCTTCATATTCCAACGGTCAAAGAATTGAAAAAAGCAGGCGAAGAATTTGAATACCTATTTTGGGTGGGTTCAATGGGTTCATTCGATAACCGGTCTCAAAAAATCGCCTTATCATTTGTCCATCTTATGAACGAAGCGGGCATCAAGTTCGCTATTCTGGGCAATAAAGAGAAGAACTCGGGAGATACGCCGCGTCGCTTAGGGAATGAGTTCTTATTCCAGGAGCTAGCTACAGCCAATATTGAAGAATTTGAAAAAGCAGGCGTCACAAAGCTTGTTACAATTGACCCGCATGCTTATAATATTTTCAAAAATGAGTACCCAGACTTCGGATTTAAAGCTGAGGTAATTCATCATACGGAAATGCTTTACGAACTTGTCCAGCAAGGGAAGTTGAAACCGGAACATGCCATCAATGAAACAATTACGTTCCATGATTCATGTTACCTAGGCAGATACAACGACGTTTATGATCCGCCACGTGAAATTCTCAAAGCAATCCCGGGCGTTAATCTTGTTGAGATGAAACGTAGTCGAGAAGATGGTATGTGCTGTGGAGCGGGTGGAGGACTTATGTGGATGGAAGAAGACACTGGTCATCGCATCAACGTTGCTCGTACAGAGCAGGCGCTTGAAGTTAGTCCGGGAATCATTTCATCTGGCTGTCCTTACTGCTTGACGATGTTGTCAGACGGAACGAAAGCAAAAGAAGTGGAAGAATCTGTTGGAACGTACGACATCGCAGAATTGCTGGAGCGTTCTATTTTTGGGGAAGACTGGCAGCCTGTAGAAGTAGAAGAAGTAGAGTCTATTTTACAATAA